The following is a genomic window from Methanomassiliicoccales archaeon.
CCTCGCGTTTCACGGCGTCTTCATCGACCGTTATCTTCAGACCGCTCTTAGGCTTCGTGCCGTAACCCTCGGGCACCACATATTTGCATACCGTTGCTTTGTGTTCAAATGTGACCTTCGATTGTGATAAATTCCTGTCGACAATTGCGGCGCATATATCAACGAAATTGTTTTTAAGTAACGGGAGAACATTCATCGCTTCTGGATCTCCCAGACGTGCATTGAATTCAATGATCTTTGGCCCTTCGGGTGTGAGCATGAATTGGCCGTAGAGGAATCCAACGTAAGGGCACCCCTCGTCCCTCATCGCACTGACGGTCTTTTTCATGATTTCCATCGCTTTGTCAAAATCCTCAGCTGTCATGAAAGGCAAGCGGTGATCCTCCATTGAGTATGAACCCATGCCCCCAGTGTTTGGCCCCGAGTCTCCCTCGTACGCCCTCTTATGGTCCTGTACTATTGGCATTGGAACCACCGTACGTCCATCGACAAATGACTGGAGTGTGAACTCCTCACCTTCCAGTCGCTCCTCGAGAACGACGCCGACTCCACCAATTTTTTTATCAAAAATCTCCCTGATATAATCAATCACTTCGTTTTTGTCCTTCAGGTGTTCCCCCTCGATCTTTACACCTTTGCCGCCCGTTAGTCCAATGGGCTTGACAGCAAGTTGTTTATCACAATCAATTGCAAACTTTCTTGCCTGTTCAAAATCATTGAACGCTTTAAAATAGACATTCCCTGGAATTTCATATTTTTTCATGAGGTTTCTCATAAACTGCTTTGACGTCTCAATTCTTGCAGCAGCCTTGTTCGGCCCCACGCACCCAATGCCCTGTCGGGAAAGCGCATCGACGAGGCCAACATCGAGGGGTGCTTCGGGTCCAATAACCGCCATTTCGACTCCTGCGTCGACGGCGAACTCAGTGATTGTTTCAAAATCAATTTCCTTGACCAGCTTAAATTCCCTACAAATTTTCGCTATTCCTGGATTTCTGTTGCTCATCGCGGCGTAAACCTCAGCTCCACCATCGACGAGCGCTCGCACAATTGCGTGCTCTCTTCCTCCTCCACCGACCGAAAGGACTCTCATTATTGATCCCGAGTATGAGAAAGGTTTTGGTGCATATAAATATGATTTAGTGAGGATAACATAACGGATCAAGAACTCATCTGGAAACACAATTGAAACGCGTTATAAGGATCTGGACCTGATGCATTTCCTCCTTAGAGCGTTTTAGGCGACAAATCCCAATGTCGAGATTTCGCTGTCAACTAAATCAATGCTCAGAGCTCAATTCCGAGATCTCTCATCAGCTCTTCTAGCCCCTCTCCCGTTTTGACGCTAATGAGATGAAGGACAGCATTTTTCTTAATTCTCTGATAATCACTCAGGATCCTTTGCGGGTCAACCGTGAGATAGGGAACCAGATCTATTTTATTGAGTGCGGCTACGTCCGCTACTGAAAAAATCATAGGATGCTTTCTCACCATGTCGTCTCCTTCAGTGACGGAAATAATGACTAGCCTCTTATCGGTGCCCAGTGGAAAATCCGCAGGACAGACAAGGTTTCCAACGTTTTCAATTAAGAGAAAATCGATTGAATCAAGGTCCAACTTTTCGAGTGCGTGACCGACTAGGTGTGCATCAAGGTGGCATTCTTTGCCGGTATTGATATTGACTGCGGGGATATCAAGTGCCCGGAACCGATCGTAATCGTCCTGGCCTGCGACGTCTCCAGCGATTGCCGCTGGTCTCTTGCCACTCTTGATAAGCTCTAAGGCGATTCTTTCGATCAATGCAGTCTTTCCCGATCCAATTGACCCCATGACATCGATTGATCGTATCCCCTTGCTTCTAAGTAGTCGGTGATTTTCGGCAGCAATCCTCCTATTCTCGGCAAGAACGTCGATTTCCATTGAGACCTCTGTTACTTTGTGCATGAATATGCAACAGTTGATTGGGATAGAAATTTTGCCCCGCAGTCCCCTTATGATACGGAATTTCGTGGCGGCCTTACTTCTCTTCTCTTGTGAG
Proteins encoded in this region:
- the purD gene encoding phosphoribosylamine--glycine ligase, producing the protein MRVLSVGGGGREHAIVRALVDGGAEVYAAMSNRNPGIAKICREFKLVKEIDFETITEFAVDAGVEMAVIGPEAPLDVGLVDALSRQGIGCVGPNKAAARIETSKQFMRNLMKKYEIPGNVYFKAFNDFEQARKFAIDCDKQLAVKPIGLTGGKGVKIEGEHLKDKNEVIDYIREIFDKKIGGVGVVLEERLEGEEFTLQSFVDGRTVVPMPIVQDHKRAYEGDSGPNTGGMGSYSMEDHRLPFMTAEDFDKAMEIMKKTVSAMRDEGCPYVGFLYGQFMLTPEGPKIIEFNARLGDPEAMNVLPLLKNNFVDICAAIVDRNLSQSKVTFEHKATVCKYVVPEGYGTKPKSGLKITVDEDAVKREGAQLFYASVNEDNGVITTTTSRAIAVVGIDDTVGGAEAQCERGLKHISGEAIYVRHDIGKKELIQKRIEHMNKLRNQT
- the hypB gene encoding hydrogenase nickel incorporation protein HypB, whose amino-acid sequence is MHKVTEVSMEIDVLAENRRIAAENHRLLRSKGIRSIDVMGSIGSGKTALIERIALELIKSGKRPAAIAGDVAGQDDYDRFRALDIPAVNINTGKECHLDAHLVGHALEKLDLDSIDFLLIENVGNLVCPADFPLGTDKRLVIISVTEGDDMVRKHPMIFSVADVAALNKIDLVPYLTVDPQRILSDYQRIKKNAVLHLISVKTGEGLEELMRDLGIEL